One Candidatus Eisenbacteria bacterium genomic window carries:
- a CDS encoding histidine phosphatase family protein: MIPTPGTTLCLLRHGRALGQGPDAALVHEGEQYVIRLGQRLAREGFAPRRAYCSPYLRARETARLLLAEVAPGLAATPLSALTPEREPEETRAALASLDLPSGRVLVVAHLPLLGLLVQHLADEVVTFMPGTLVEIEVDRDCDHGSVTRILDPDVPGS, encoded by the coding sequence ATGATCCCCACTCCGGGCACGACGCTCTGCCTGCTGCGGCACGGCCGCGCGCTGGGGCAGGGCCCCGACGCGGCTCTCGTCCACGAGGGCGAGCAGTACGTGATCCGGCTCGGGCAGCGGCTCGCGCGCGAGGGCTTCGCGCCGCGCCGCGCGTACTGCAGCCCCTACCTACGGGCCCGCGAAACCGCCCGGCTCCTGCTCGCCGAGGTCGCGCCCGGGCTCGCGGCGACGCCGCTGAGCGCGCTCACCCCCGAGCGGGAGCCGGAGGAGACGCGTGCGGCGCTGGCGTCGCTCGACCTGCCGTCCGGCCGGGTGCTGGTGGTCGCCCACCTGCCCCTGCTCGGGCTGCTCGTGCAACACCTCGCCGACGAGGTCGTGACCTTCATGCCCGGCACCCTCGTGGAGATCGAAGTGGACCGGGACTGCGACCATGGGAGCGTCACGCGCATCCTGGACCCCGACGTGCCCGGCAGCTGA
- a CDS encoding GNAT family N-acetyltransferase yields MDLRPVVLEGRHVRLEPLDLGRHWEGLVAIGLEPSLWRLTVAKVDGPAALRRYFERALEDQARGVALPFVTVHRASGRIAGSTRFGNIVPEYRRAEIGWTWLGTEFQRTALNTEAKLLMLTHAFETWRLLRVELKTSLGNEKSKAAMRRLRFVEEGTFRKWMFHEDGSRRDTVWFSVIDDEWPATKAHIESLLARG; encoded by the coding sequence ATGGACCTCCGACCCGTCGTGCTCGAGGGCCGCCACGTGCGGCTCGAGCCGCTCGACCTCGGCCGGCACTGGGAGGGGCTCGTGGCCATCGGGCTCGAGCCGTCGCTGTGGCGCCTCACGGTCGCGAAGGTGGACGGGCCCGCGGCGCTGCGGCGGTACTTCGAACGCGCGCTCGAGGATCAGGCGCGGGGCGTCGCGTTGCCCTTCGTCACGGTCCACCGTGCGAGCGGCCGCATCGCCGGCAGCACGCGCTTCGGCAACATCGTGCCCGAATACCGGCGGGCCGAGATCGGCTGGACGTGGCTGGGCACGGAGTTCCAGCGCACGGCGCTCAACACCGAAGCCAAGCTGCTCATGCTGACGCACGCGTTCGAAACCTGGCGGTTGCTGCGCGTCGAGCTCAAGACCAGCCTCGGCAACGAGAAGTCGAAGGCGGCGATGCGACGGCTGCGTTTCGTCGAAGAAGGCACCTTTCGCAAGTGGATGTTCCACGAGGACGGCAGCCGCCGCGACACCGTCTGGTTCAGCGTCATTGACGACGAGTGGCCGGCGACGAAAGCCCACATCGAGTCGCTGCTGGCGCGGGGTTGA
- the aceE gene encoding pyruvate dehydrogenase (acetyl-transferring), homodimeric type, which yields MSTLEQSVNVNDRRESERFFLNLLHGFKRQVPDSDPNETQDWLDSLEDIVRVHGRERADFLLRRLLKRARQLNVGLPGLVQSRYINTISTEQEPPFPGDEQLEKRIRRVIRWNAAAMVVHANKLSAGIGGHLSTYASAATLYEVGFNHFFRGKDDGGSGDQVFFQGHASPGIYARAFLEGRLSEAQIENFRREVGGSGLPSYPHPRLLPDFWEFPTVSMGLGPMNAIYQARFNRYLAARKLADTSNSHVWGFLGDGEMDEAEATGALTLASRENLDNLTFVINCNLQRLDGPVRGNGKVIQELEAVFTGAGWNVIKVILAREWDPLLAMDVDGVLLDRLNETVDGDWQKYQVESGAYVRQHFFGTDPRLLAMVEHLSDDDIKHLRRGGHDYHKVYAAYAAALATRGRPTVILAKTVKGWTLGTGAEARNMTHQKKKLDLEELKRFRDVLELPIPDKKIADAPLYHPGADSEEVRYLLERRRALGGCIPKRIVRAKPLPAPPAKAFGEFDGGTPEGQVVSTTMVLGKLMRNLLRDPDYGRRIVPIIPDEARTFGMEVLFREIGIYQPLGQKYDPVDSKLVLSYTEKPDGQLLEEGITEAGSVASFTAAGTSYSTHGTTTIPFYVFYSMFGFQRTMDFIWAFGDARGRGFLCGGTAGRTTLNGEGLQHEDGHSHLLASAVPNCVAYDAAFAYELATIVRDGLRRMYQSGEDVFYYLSVYNQDYAQPAKPADVDEGILKGLYRFRRSDSSAKTKAQLVGSGVLLLQVLRAQEMLAEKWNVAADVWSMTSAQQLRNEALSVERWNRLHPLEKPRVPYVTQALGGAEGPVVVSSDWMKSVNDMPARWVPNRFVALGTDGFGRSDTREALRRHFEVDAEHVVVATLHALMREGAVKPETVAQAIREYGIDPEKPEPRDA from the coding sequence ATGAGCACACTGGAGCAGAGCGTGAACGTCAACGACCGCCGCGAAAGCGAGCGCTTCTTCCTCAACCTGCTGCACGGCTTCAAGCGGCAGGTTCCCGACAGCGACCCCAACGAGACGCAGGACTGGCTCGATTCGCTCGAGGATATCGTCCGGGTCCACGGCCGCGAGCGCGCGGACTTCCTGCTGCGCCGGCTGCTCAAGCGGGCTCGTCAGCTCAACGTCGGGCTGCCCGGACTAGTGCAGTCGCGCTACATCAACACCATCTCGACCGAGCAGGAGCCGCCCTTCCCCGGCGACGAGCAGCTCGAGAAGCGCATCCGCCGCGTCATCCGCTGGAACGCGGCGGCGATGGTCGTGCACGCGAACAAGCTGTCGGCCGGCATCGGCGGGCACCTGTCCACCTACGCGTCGGCGGCCACGCTGTACGAGGTCGGCTTCAATCACTTCTTCCGCGGCAAGGACGACGGCGGATCCGGCGACCAGGTGTTCTTCCAGGGGCACGCCTCGCCCGGCATCTACGCGCGCGCGTTCCTCGAGGGCCGGCTGAGCGAGGCGCAGATCGAGAACTTCCGCCGCGAAGTGGGCGGCTCCGGCCTGCCCAGCTATCCGCATCCGCGCCTGCTTCCCGACTTCTGGGAGTTCCCCACGGTCAGCATGGGCCTCGGGCCGATGAACGCCATCTACCAGGCGCGCTTCAATCGCTACCTCGCGGCGCGCAAGCTCGCGGACACGTCGAACTCGCACGTCTGGGGCTTCCTCGGCGACGGCGAGATGGACGAGGCCGAGGCCACCGGCGCGCTGACGCTGGCCTCGCGCGAGAACCTCGACAACCTGACGTTCGTCATCAACTGCAACCTGCAGCGGCTCGACGGTCCGGTGCGCGGCAACGGCAAGGTCATCCAGGAACTCGAGGCCGTCTTCACCGGCGCGGGCTGGAACGTCATCAAGGTGATCCTGGCGCGCGAGTGGGATCCGCTGCTGGCCATGGACGTGGACGGCGTGCTCCTCGACCGGCTCAACGAGACGGTGGACGGCGACTGGCAGAAGTACCAGGTGGAGTCCGGAGCCTACGTGCGCCAGCACTTCTTCGGCACCGACCCGCGGCTGCTGGCGATGGTCGAGCACCTCTCGGACGACGACATCAAGCACCTGCGCCGCGGCGGCCACGATTACCACAAGGTCTACGCGGCCTACGCCGCGGCGCTGGCGACCCGGGGCCGCCCGACCGTGATCCTCGCCAAGACGGTCAAGGGCTGGACGCTCGGCACCGGCGCCGAAGCCCGCAACATGACGCACCAGAAGAAGAAGCTCGACCTCGAGGAGCTCAAGCGTTTCCGCGACGTGCTCGAACTGCCGATCCCCGACAAGAAAATCGCCGACGCGCCGCTGTACCACCCGGGTGCGGACAGCGAGGAGGTGCGCTACCTGCTCGAGCGCCGGCGCGCGCTCGGCGGTTGCATCCCGAAGCGCATCGTGCGCGCGAAGCCGCTGCCCGCTCCGCCCGCGAAGGCGTTCGGCGAGTTCGACGGCGGCACGCCCGAGGGCCAGGTCGTCTCGACGACCATGGTGCTCGGCAAGCTCATGCGCAACCTGCTCCGGGACCCGGACTACGGCCGCCGCATCGTGCCGATCATTCCCGACGAGGCGCGCACGTTCGGCATGGAGGTGCTGTTCCGCGAGATCGGCATCTACCAGCCGCTCGGCCAGAAGTACGACCCCGTGGACAGCAAGCTCGTGCTCTCGTACACCGAGAAGCCCGACGGGCAGCTGCTCGAGGAGGGCATCACCGAGGCCGGGTCGGTCGCGTCCTTCACGGCGGCGGGCACGAGCTACTCGACGCACGGCACGACGACGATTCCGTTCTACGTCTTCTACTCGATGTTCGGCTTCCAGCGCACGATGGACTTCATCTGGGCGTTCGGCGACGCGCGCGGGCGCGGCTTCCTGTGCGGCGGGACCGCCGGCCGCACCACGCTGAACGGCGAAGGGCTGCAGCACGAGGACGGCCACAGCCACCTGCTCGCCTCGGCCGTGCCCAACTGCGTGGCCTACGACGCGGCGTTCGCCTACGAGCTGGCGACGATCGTGCGCGACGGACTGCGCCGCATGTACCAGTCGGGCGAGGACGTCTTCTACTACCTGTCGGTCTACAACCAGGACTACGCGCAGCCGGCGAAGCCCGCCGACGTGGACGAGGGAATCCTCAAGGGCCTTTATCGGTTCCGGCGCTCCGATTCGTCCGCGAAGACGAAGGCGCAACTCGTCGGCAGCGGCGTGCTCCTGCTTCAGGTGCTGCGGGCGCAGGAGATGCTGGCGGAGAAGTGGAACGTGGCGGCCGACGTGTGGAGCATGACGAGCGCCCAGCAGCTGCGGAACGAGGCGCTGTCGGTCGAGCGCTGGAACCGCCTGCACCCGCTCGAGAAGCCGCGCGTGCCGTACGTGACGCAGGCGCTCGGCGGCGCCGAAGGCCCGGTGGTGGTCTCCAGCGACTGGATGAAGTCGGTGAACGACATGCCGGCACGCTGGGTGCCGAACCGCTTCGTGGCCCTGGGCACCGACGGCTTCGGCCGCAGCGACACCCGCGAGGCCCTGCGCCGGCACTTCGAGGTGGACGCCGAGCACGTCGTCGTCGCGACGCTGCACGCGCTCATGCGGGAAGGCGCCGTGAAGCCGGAAACGGTCGCGCAGGCGATCCGCGAGTACGGCATCGACCCGGAGAAGCCCGAGCCGCGGGACGCCTGA
- a CDS encoding S9 family peptidase: MSVLEQPLTTLYPAREGARPMTAEDLWKLPRVGTPEVSADGRWMVVPVTIYDLEKNTPTTRLWLVAADGSGEPRALTGAEASAQEPRLSPDGSQLAFTRKDAGGKAQLMLLPMAGGEARRLTRLPLGVFDPRWLPDGSGLICAGMLLKDHATPEATAAELERRAADPVRAHVTEERVYRYWDTWLTTGEVVHLWHVDAASGEARDLTPESSLWFEWMDPSGQYDLSPDGREIALAGIVFDPKRSLLLSQVFVVPVAGGPLRCITETNPAESLAPRWSPDGAYVVYGRTSDPEFYADHAKLWRWERATGRHSEWLGGWDRLPVHWEFAPDGTLVIAAEDAARLKLWAWSGGGAPRALTTQGSAAGFSVGSDGRVFFTLQSLAEPAEVHAVGLDGRGLAKLTRFTADVAAGFATGEVRELTFAGAGGETVQMFVVLPPGFDPARRHPLVHVVHGGPHGISADAFHARWNAQLFAAPGYVAALVNFQGSTSWGQDFAQRIQGEWALRPFEDVMRATDALVATGWVDESRMSAAGGSYGGYMMSWIAGHTDRFRCIVNHAGVADLTGQYASDVTQGRGRASGGEVWDGLEKQDRWSPIRFAGGMKTPMLVIHGERDYRVPVGQGLLIYGVLKAKGVPARLVYFPDENHWILKPRNSLLWYREVLAWLARWMGA, from the coding sequence ATGTCCGTGCTCGAGCAGCCGCTGACGACGTTGTATCCCGCGCGCGAGGGCGCGCGGCCGATGACCGCCGAGGACCTGTGGAAGCTGCCGCGCGTCGGCACGCCCGAGGTCTCGGCCGACGGCCGGTGGATGGTCGTACCGGTCACCATCTACGATCTCGAGAAGAACACGCCCACGACGCGGCTGTGGCTCGTCGCCGCCGACGGCTCGGGCGAGCCGCGCGCGCTGACCGGCGCCGAGGCCTCCGCGCAGGAGCCGCGGCTTTCGCCCGACGGCTCGCAGCTCGCCTTCACGCGCAAGGACGCCGGCGGCAAGGCGCAGCTCATGCTGCTGCCGATGGCGGGTGGCGAGGCGCGCCGGCTGACCCGGCTGCCGCTCGGCGTCTTCGACCCGCGCTGGCTGCCCGACGGCTCGGGCCTGATCTGCGCCGGCATGCTGCTGAAGGACCACGCGACCCCCGAGGCGACCGCCGCCGAGCTCGAGCGCCGCGCCGCCGACCCGGTCCGCGCGCACGTCACCGAGGAGCGCGTCTACCGTTACTGGGACACCTGGCTCACGACCGGCGAGGTCGTGCACCTGTGGCACGTGGACGCCGCCAGCGGCGAGGCGCGGGACCTGACGCCCGAATCGTCGCTGTGGTTCGAGTGGATGGATCCGTCCGGGCAGTACGACCTCTCGCCCGACGGCCGCGAGATCGCCCTTGCCGGGATCGTGTTCGATCCGAAGCGCTCGCTGCTGCTCTCGCAGGTGTTCGTCGTTCCGGTGGCGGGCGGACCCCTGCGCTGCATCACCGAGACGAACCCGGCCGAGTCGCTGGCGCCGCGCTGGTCCCCGGACGGCGCGTACGTCGTCTACGGGCGCACCAGCGATCCCGAGTTCTACGCCGACCACGCGAAGCTGTGGCGCTGGGAGCGCGCCACCGGCCGGCACTCCGAGTGGCTCGGGGGCTGGGACCGCTTGCCGGTGCACTGGGAGTTCGCGCCCGACGGCACGCTGGTGATCGCCGCCGAGGACGCGGCGCGGCTCAAGCTCTGGGCCTGGAGCGGCGGCGGCGCGCCGCGCGCGCTGACCACGCAGGGGAGCGCGGCCGGCTTCAGCGTCGGCTCGGACGGGCGCGTGTTCTTCACCCTGCAGTCGCTCGCCGAGCCGGCCGAGGTGCACGCGGTCGGACTCGACGGCCGCGGGCTCGCGAAGCTCACCCGCTTCACCGCCGATGTCGCCGCCGGCTTCGCGACCGGCGAGGTCCGCGAGCTGACCTTCGCCGGCGCCGGCGGCGAGACGGTGCAGATGTTCGTCGTGCTGCCGCCCGGCTTCGATCCGGCCCGCCGCCACCCGCTCGTCCACGTCGTCCACGGCGGCCCGCACGGCATCTCGGCCGACGCGTTCCACGCGCGCTGGAACGCGCAGCTCTTTGCCGCGCCGGGCTACGTGGCGGCGCTCGTCAACTTCCAGGGCTCGACGAGCTGGGGGCAGGACTTCGCGCAGCGCATCCAGGGCGAGTGGGCGCTGCGCCCGTTCGAGGACGTGATGCGGGCGACCGATGCGCTGGTCGCGACCGGCTGGGTGGACGAGTCGAGGATGTCCGCGGCCGGCGGCTCGTACGGCGGCTACATGATGAGCTGGATCGCCGGGCACACGGACCGCTTCCGGTGCATCGTCAACCACGCCGGCGTCGCGGACCTGACCGGCCAGTACGCGAGCGACGTGACGCAGGGCCGCGGCCGCGCCTCGGGCGGCGAGGTCTGGGACGGGCTCGAGAAGCAGGACCGCTGGTCGCCGATCCGCTTCGCCGGCGGCATGAAGACGCCGATGCTGGTGATCCACGGCGAGCGCGACTACCGCGTGCCGGTCGGGCAGGGCCTGCTGATCTACGGCGTGCTCAAGGCGAAGGGCGTGCCGGCGCGGCTCGTGTACTTCCCCGACGAGAACCACTGGATTCTCAAGCCGCGCAACTCGCTGCTCTGGTATCGAGAGGTGCTCGCCTGGCTGGCCCGCTGGATGGGGGCGTGA
- a CDS encoding pyridoxamine 5'-phosphate oxidase family protein, with amino-acid sequence MSIARYHDGQRRLQDRFDSRRIADRLDAVTYSTTLDADDRDFIEGSDHFFLATVDPVGRPDCSYKGGMPGFVRVLSPQELAWPDYDGNGQFRSLGNLLANPEAGLLFVDWERPGRLRVNGTTRVVDDDPLLATWEGAQLVVRLTVRQAFPNCPRYVHLMQRIETSPFAPRDGHTCPRPGWKDNPAFADALPERDLRPPRG; translated from the coding sequence ATGTCCATCGCCCGCTACCACGACGGCCAGCGCCGCCTGCAGGACCGGTTCGACTCGCGGCGGATCGCCGACCGGCTCGACGCCGTGACCTACTCGACCACCCTCGATGCCGACGACCGCGACTTCATCGAAGGCTCCGACCACTTCTTCCTCGCCACCGTGGACCCCGTGGGTCGCCCGGACTGCTCCTACAAGGGGGGAATGCCGGGGTTCGTCCGCGTGCTGTCGCCGCAGGAACTGGCGTGGCCGGATTACGACGGCAACGGCCAGTTTCGCTCGCTCGGAAACCTGCTGGCCAATCCCGAGGCCGGACTGTTGTTCGTGGACTGGGAGCGCCCGGGCCGGCTGCGGGTGAACGGCACGACGCGCGTCGTGGACGACGATCCGCTGCTGGCCACCTGGGAGGGCGCCCAGCTCGTCGTGCGCCTGACCGTGCGCCAGGCGTTCCCGAACTGCCCGCGTTACGTGCACCTCATGCAACGGATCGAGACTTCGCCGTTCGCGCCGCGCGACGGGCACACGTGTCCGCGGCCGGGGTGGAAGGACAACCCCGCGTTCGCCGACGCCCTGCCGGAGCGCGATCTGCGCCCGCCGCGGGGCTGA
- a CDS encoding sulfite exporter TauE/SafE family protein, whose protein sequence is MNPAGLALLGVLVGAFGTLIGAGGGFVLVPVLLLLYPKDSPALVTGISLAVVCLNAASGSFAYSRMRRVDFRSGWMFAAATIPGAVLGAMATARIPRRSFDLLFGVLLLLGSLYLLWRPLRRDGGEGHATGSFARQLTERDGTVHRWSYEPWLGIAISVFVGFASSVLGIGGGIIHVPVLTQVLGFPVHVATATSHFVLAVMALAGTIVHLSNGELLPGLGRVAAIGAGVLVGAQIGAALSKRVGGVWIMRSLALALGLVGVRILLLALQTGTP, encoded by the coding sequence GTGAACCCGGCCGGACTGGCCCTGCTCGGGGTGCTGGTCGGCGCGTTCGGAACCCTGATCGGCGCGGGTGGCGGTTTCGTGCTCGTGCCGGTGCTGCTGCTGCTCTACCCGAAGGATTCGCCGGCGCTCGTCACCGGCATCTCGCTGGCGGTGGTGTGCCTGAACGCCGCCTCGGGGTCGTTCGCCTACTCGCGCATGCGGCGCGTGGACTTCCGCTCGGGCTGGATGTTCGCGGCCGCCACGATTCCCGGCGCGGTGCTCGGGGCGATGGCGACGGCCCGCATTCCGCGCCGGAGCTTCGACCTGCTGTTCGGCGTGCTGCTGCTGCTCGGTTCGCTGTACCTGCTGTGGCGTCCGCTGCGGCGCGACGGCGGCGAGGGCCACGCGACCGGGTCCTTCGCGCGGCAGCTGACCGAGCGCGACGGCACCGTGCACCGCTGGTCCTACGAGCCGTGGCTCGGCATCGCCATCAGCGTGTTCGTCGGCTTCGCCTCGAGCGTGCTCGGGATCGGCGGCGGGATCATTCACGTGCCGGTGCTGACGCAGGTGCTCGGATTCCCGGTCCACGTCGCGACGGCGACGTCGCACTTCGTGCTGGCGGTGATGGCGCTGGCAGGGACGATCGTGCACCTGTCGAACGGCGAGCTGCTGCCGGGTCTGGGCCGCGTGGCCGCGATCGGCGCCGGCGTGCTCGTCGGCGCGCAGATCGGGGCGGCGCTGTCGAAGCGTGTCGGCGGCGTGTGGATCATGCGCTCGCTGGCGCTGGCGCTCGGCCTGGTCGGCGTGCGCATTCTGCTCCTCGCGCTGCAGACGGGCACGCCGTGA
- the metH gene encoding methionine synthase — protein sequence MSKLLETLRERVLFFDGGMGTQVQARDLSAADFGGKRWEGCIDYLSLTRPDVVEGIHAAYFDAGADIVETNSFQASRTRLDEWELGARTLELNRAAATIARRVADRYAADGRPRFVAGSMGPSGYLPSSEDPELGRLTLADLVESFRDQARGLIEGGADVLILETCQDILEMKAQMLAAREAMTLAGRVVPIQCSVTLDPTGRMLLGTDVRGALATLEAMRADVIGLNCSTGPDLMRDSIRYLCENASTPVHCIPNAGLPINDGGRTLYPMRPEPFAETLREFVLDLGVNAVGGCCGTTPEHIRSLVAAVGRVAPRQRPARGPWSVSSGMTAASLRQEPAPLLIGERLNTQGSRRVKALALESRLDDMIPVARQQVEGGAHVLDVCLALTERTDEKEMMRALVKKLSLSVEAPLCIDSTEAPVIEAALQACPGAAIVNSINLENGRGRIDAVMPLVRTYGAAVIALTIDETGMAKTAERKLEVARRIRDIVTGEFGLPPELLIFDALTFTLATGDDEFRRSGIETIEGIRLIKRELPGVLTSLGVSNVSFGLGREARAVLNSVFLYHCVQAGLDAAIVNPADVVPYAELSEDDRRLADDLVFDRDPQALAKYIAHFEGRAPDARAKEDDAAEAAMSVEQRLHFQILHRKPAGIEGLVDEAVKRQAAVEVLNTVLLPAMKEVGDKFGAGELILPFVLQSAEVMKKAVAQLEHYLEKKADVSKGRVVLATVYGDVHDIGKNLVKTILSNNGYTVFDLGKQVPVQRILEQAREVKATAIGLSALLVSTSKQMPIAVGELHRLALEFPVLIGGAAINRNFGRRAALVDGEVFYAPGVYYCKDAFEGLDTMNALVDPVEGPKLVERVRREAFEFKAKSAELETRVAESKAHQRDFKVSVSRDHAVPAPPSWGRRVTPVREVPFADMYAGMDLKTLYRLHWGARGSGAGFDELIRNDFEPRRLRLQREAEEKGWLRPTAVYGFFPCQSEGQDLVVFDPSAFSPGSLTPRGKIEEVVRFTFPRQTEREGLCLADYFLPADSSRFDVVAFQLVTVGANAEEMCAALNARGQYAEALFLHGLAVGAAEGLAEWHHGRIRRELGIEPERGKRYSFGYSACPDLADQAKLFQLLGPEEAIGVSLTQAYQLVPEASTSAVIVHHPQALYYLVKE from the coding sequence ATGAGCAAGCTTCTCGAAACCCTGCGCGAGCGCGTCCTGTTCTTCGACGGCGGCATGGGCACGCAGGTGCAGGCCCGCGACCTCTCCGCCGCCGACTTCGGCGGCAAGCGCTGGGAAGGCTGCATTGATTACCTGAGCCTGACCCGTCCCGACGTCGTCGAGGGCATCCACGCCGCGTACTTCGACGCCGGGGCCGACATCGTCGAGACCAACTCGTTCCAGGCCTCGCGCACGCGGCTCGACGAGTGGGAACTCGGCGCGCGCACGCTCGAGCTGAACCGCGCGGCCGCCACGATCGCCCGCCGGGTCGCGGACCGCTACGCCGCCGACGGACGACCGCGCTTCGTCGCGGGTTCGATGGGGCCTTCGGGCTACCTGCCGTCCTCGGAGGATCCCGAACTCGGCCGGCTGACGCTGGCCGATCTCGTCGAGTCGTTCCGTGACCAGGCGCGCGGGCTGATCGAAGGCGGAGCCGACGTGCTGATTCTCGAGACCTGCCAGGACATCCTCGAGATGAAGGCGCAGATGCTGGCCGCGCGCGAAGCCATGACGCTGGCCGGCCGCGTCGTGCCGATCCAGTGCTCGGTCACGCTCGATCCGACGGGCCGCATGCTGCTGGGCACCGACGTGCGTGGCGCCCTCGCGACTCTCGAAGCCATGCGGGCGGACGTCATCGGGCTCAACTGCTCGACCGGGCCCGACCTGATGCGCGACTCGATCCGTTACCTGTGCGAGAACGCCTCGACGCCGGTGCACTGCATCCCGAACGCGGGCCTGCCCATCAACGACGGCGGGCGCACGCTCTATCCGATGCGGCCCGAACCGTTCGCCGAGACGCTGCGCGAGTTCGTGCTCGACCTGGGGGTGAACGCGGTGGGCGGCTGCTGCGGCACGACCCCCGAGCACATCCGCTCGCTGGTCGCGGCCGTCGGGCGCGTCGCGCCGCGCCAGCGGCCCGCGCGCGGACCCTGGAGCGTGTCGAGCGGCATGACGGCGGCGAGCCTGCGGCAGGAGCCCGCGCCGCTGCTGATCGGCGAGCGGCTCAACACGCAGGGCTCGCGCAGGGTCAAGGCGCTGGCGCTCGAGTCCCGACTGGACGACATGATCCCCGTCGCCCGCCAGCAGGTGGAGGGCGGCGCGCACGTGCTGGACGTCTGCCTCGCCCTCACCGAACGCACCGACGAGAAGGAGATGATGCGCGCGCTGGTGAAGAAGCTGTCGCTGTCGGTCGAGGCGCCGCTCTGCATCGACTCGACCGAGGCGCCGGTGATCGAAGCCGCGCTTCAGGCGTGTCCCGGCGCGGCGATCGTCAACTCGATCAACCTCGAGAACGGCCGCGGCCGGATCGACGCGGTGATGCCGCTGGTGCGGACCTACGGCGCGGCGGTCATCGCGCTGACGATCGACGAGACCGGGATGGCGAAGACCGCGGAGCGCAAGCTCGAAGTGGCCCGCCGCATCCGCGACATCGTCACGGGCGAGTTCGGTCTGCCCCCCGAGCTGTTGATCTTCGACGCGCTCACGTTCACGCTGGCGACCGGCGACGACGAGTTCCGCCGCAGCGGCATCGAGACCATCGAGGGAATCCGGCTCATCAAGCGCGAGTTGCCGGGGGTGCTCACCTCGCTGGGCGTCTCGAACGTTTCGTTCGGACTGGGCCGCGAGGCGCGCGCGGTGCTCAACAGCGTCTTCCTGTACCACTGCGTGCAGGCGGGCCTGGACGCGGCGATCGTGAACCCGGCCGACGTCGTTCCCTACGCGGAACTCTCCGAGGACGACCGGCGTCTCGCGGACGACCTCGTCTTCGACCGCGACCCGCAGGCGCTGGCGAAGTACATCGCCCACTTCGAGGGCCGCGCGCCCGACGCGCGCGCGAAGGAGGACGACGCGGCCGAGGCGGCGATGAGCGTCGAGCAGCGGCTGCACTTCCAGATCCTGCACCGCAAGCCGGCCGGCATCGAGGGGCTGGTGGACGAGGCGGTCAAGCGCCAGGCGGCGGTGGAGGTGCTGAACACCGTGCTGCTGCCGGCGATGAAGGAGGTCGGCGACAAGTTCGGCGCCGGCGAGCTCATCCTGCCGTTCGTGCTGCAGAGCGCCGAGGTGATGAAGAAGGCGGTCGCCCAGCTCGAGCACTACCTCGAGAAGAAGGCCGACGTCAGCAAGGGCCGGGTCGTGCTCGCGACCGTGTACGGCGACGTGCACGACATCGGCAAGAACCTGGTCAAGACGATCCTGTCGAACAACGGCTACACGGTGTTCGACCTCGGCAAGCAGGTTCCGGTGCAGCGCATCCTCGAGCAGGCCCGCGAGGTGAAGGCGACCGCGATCGGGCTGTCGGCGCTGCTCGTCTCGACGAGCAAGCAGATGCCGATCGCCGTGGGCGAGCTGCACCGGCTGGCGCTCGAGTTCCCGGTGCTGATCGGCGGCGCCGCGATCAACCGCAACTTCGGCCGCCGCGCGGCGCTGGTGGACGGCGAGGTCTTCTACGCGCCCGGCGTCTACTACTGCAAGGACGCGTTCGAGGGGCTCGACACGATGAACGCGCTGGTGGACCCGGTCGAGGGCCCGAAGCTGGTCGAGCGGGTCCGGCGCGAGGCGTTCGAGTTCAAGGCCAAGAGCGCCGAGCTGGAGACGCGCGTCGCCGAGTCGAAGGCGCATCAGCGGGACTTCAAGGTCTCGGTTTCGCGCGACCACGCGGTGCCCGCGCCCCCCTCGTGGGGGCGGCGCGTCACGCCGGTGCGCGAGGTGCCGTTCGCGGACATGTACGCGGGCATGGACCTCAAGACGCTCTACCGCCTGCACTGGGGCGCCCGGGGCTCGGGGGCGGGCTTCGACGAGCTCATCCGGAACGACTTCGAGCCGCGACGGCTGCGCCTGCAGCGCGAAGCGGAGGAGAAGGGCTGGCTGCGGCCGACGGCCGTGTACGGGTTCTTCCCCTGCCAGTCCGAGGGGCAGGACCTGGTGGTCTTCGATCCGTCCGCGTTCTCGCCGGGCTCGCTCACGCCGCGCGGCAAGATCGAGGAGGTCGTGCGCTTCACGTTTCCGCGGCAGACCGAGCGTGAGGGGTTGTGCCTCGCCGACTACTTCCTGCCCGCGGACTCGAGCCGCTTCGACGTGGTCGCGTTCCAGCTCGTGACCGTCGGCGCCAACGCCGAGGAGATGTGCGCCGCGCTCAACGCCCGCGGCCAGTACGCCGAGGCTCTGTTCCTGCACGGCCTCGCCGTCGGCGCGGCGGAAGGGCTCGCCGAGTGGCATCACGGCCGCATCCGCCGCGAGCTGGGCATCGAGCCCGAGCGCGGAAAGCGCTACTCGTTCGGCTACAGCGCCTGTCCCGATCTCGCCGATCAGGCGAAGCTGTTCCAGCTTCTCGGGCCCGAGGAGGCGATCGGCGTTTCGCTGACGCAGGCGTACCAGCTGGTGCCCGAGGCGAGCACGAGCGCGGTGATCGTCCACCACCCGCAGGCGCTGTACTACCTGGTGAAGGAGTAG